The Sporomusa termitida genome has a window encoding:
- a CDS encoding thiamine pyrophosphate-dependent enzyme, with amino-acid sequence MAEKLFARPQSLVDVSSHYCPGCQHGIIHRLVAEVIDELGIQKKTIGVVPVGCSVLADQYFNIDSQQAAHGRAPAVATGIKRVHPENVVFTYQGDGDIAAIGMAEVVHAAARGEKITTIFVNNAIYGMTGGQMAPTTLVNQVTATSPYGRQLSSAGSPIRLSELLATLDGAKYIARVSVNDPANMTKAKKAIKTAFEVQIRGEGFALVEVVATCPTNWGKSPVEAKKWLKENMLPQFPLGVYKNIEGVQ; translated from the coding sequence ATGGCGGAAAAGTTGTTTGCTAGACCGCAATCGCTGGTAGACGTGTCCTCACACTACTGCCCCGGTTGCCAGCATGGAATCATTCATCGTTTAGTGGCAGAAGTGATTGATGAATTAGGGATACAGAAAAAGACGATCGGTGTTGTGCCTGTAGGCTGCTCGGTATTGGCAGATCAATATTTTAACATAGATTCGCAGCAGGCAGCTCACGGTCGTGCGCCGGCAGTTGCTACCGGTATTAAACGGGTGCATCCGGAAAATGTAGTATTTACTTATCAGGGAGATGGCGATATTGCGGCGATTGGTATGGCCGAAGTCGTGCATGCCGCTGCCCGGGGCGAAAAAATAACGACGATATTTGTAAATAATGCTATTTATGGCATGACCGGCGGTCAAATGGCGCCGACAACGCTAGTAAATCAAGTAACAGCCACATCTCCCTATGGCCGCCAGCTTTCATCTGCCGGCTCACCGATTCGTTTGTCGGAGTTGCTGGCCACCCTGGACGGGGCCAAGTATATTGCCCGTGTTTCCGTTAATGATCCGGCTAATATGACTAAAGCCAAAAAAGCAATTAAAACCGCTTTTGAAGTGCAAATTCGCGGCGAAGGTTTTGCATTAGTGGAAGTAGTGGCCACCTGTCCCACAAACTGGGGTAAGTCTCCGGTAGAAGCAAAGAAATGGCTGAAAGAAAATATGCTGCCGCAATTCCCTCTCGGCGTCTATAAAAATATTGAGGGGGTGCAATAA
- a CDS encoding 3-methyl-2-oxobutanoate dehydrogenase subunit VorB, with translation MSEKVLMKGNEAIGEAAVIAGCRYYFGYPITPQSELIEYMAKRLPQVQGVFLQAESEIAAINMVYGAAGAGARVMTSSSSPGVSLKQEGISYIAAGELPCVIVNIMRGGPGLGGIQPGQGDYFQATKGGGHGDYHCIVVAPNSVQEMAELTVHAFNIADQYRNPVMILGDGALGQMMEPVDFHDLPVIPVEKPWATTGMGEREQPNQIDTLRLNPEKLEEVNNTLQKKYALLQEREVRWEETFTADAELVLVAYGISSRIAYSAMELAREKGYKVGLFRPITLWPFPKAALEKAVDKAAAVLTLELSAGQMVEDVNLAIRCSKPVHFYGRTGGMMMSPQDVFDQIVKIFATKGGK, from the coding sequence ATGTCGGAAAAGGTATTGATGAAAGGTAACGAAGCGATCGGTGAGGCTGCTGTCATCGCCGGCTGCAGGTATTATTTTGGCTATCCTATCACACCGCAGTCAGAGTTAATTGAATATATGGCCAAACGGTTGCCTCAAGTCCAAGGGGTATTTTTGCAAGCCGAAAGTGAAATTGCGGCAATCAATATGGTCTATGGCGCCGCCGGTGCCGGTGCCAGGGTTATGACTTCCTCATCAAGCCCGGGAGTGAGTCTCAAACAAGAAGGGATCTCCTATATTGCTGCCGGCGAATTGCCCTGTGTAATTGTGAACATTATGCGGGGCGGTCCCGGACTAGGCGGTATTCAGCCGGGGCAGGGCGATTATTTTCAGGCAACCAAAGGCGGCGGTCATGGTGATTACCACTGTATCGTGGTGGCGCCCAATAGCGTACAGGAAATGGCTGAACTAACAGTGCACGCCTTTAACATTGCAGATCAATACCGTAATCCGGTAATGATTTTAGGCGACGGTGCTCTTGGTCAAATGATGGAACCTGTTGACTTTCATGATCTCCCGGTAATTCCGGTGGAGAAGCCGTGGGCTACAACCGGCATGGGTGAGCGTGAGCAACCTAACCAGATAGATACACTTCGTCTTAACCCTGAGAAACTGGAAGAGGTCAACAACACGCTGCAGAAAAAATATGCATTACTGCAGGAACGGGAAGTGCGTTGGGAAGAAACCTTCACTGCCGATGCCGAGCTGGTGCTTGTAGCTTACGGAATATCATCGCGTATTGCGTATTCCGCAATGGAATTAGCGCGAGAAAAAGGCTATAAGGTAGGTTTGTTCCGGCCTATTACGCTGTGGCCTTTCCCGAAAGCGGCTTTGGAAAAGGCGGTTGATAAGGCCGCCGCTGTTTTAACGCTGGAGCTCAGCGCCGGGCAAATGGTTGAAGATGTTAATCTGGCAATCAGATGTTCCAAGCCAGTTCACTTCTATGGCCGCACCGGCGGCATGATGATGAGCCCGCAGGATGTTTTCGACCAAATAGTAAAAATATTTGCAACAAAAGGGGGCAAATAA
- a CDS encoding 4Fe-4S binding protein, with protein MPKPVFREERCKGCELCFDACPKNIIVMSADFNAKGYHPATCPDDSECVGCALCARACPDVVIEIYE; from the coding sequence ATGCCAAAACCAGTTTTTCGTGAAGAAAGGTGTAAGGGCTGCGAGTTGTGTTTCGATGCGTGTCCCAAAAACATTATTGTTATGTCGGCGGATTTTAATGCCAAAGGCTACCATCCTGCTACTTGTCCCGACGATTCAGAATGTGTTGGGTGTGCTCTGTGTGCAAGGGCTTGTCCGGATGTAGTAATTGAAATTTACGAATAA